A genomic region of Sulfobacillus acidophilus DSM 10332 contains the following coding sequences:
- a CDS encoding hydroxymethylbilane synthase (PFAM: Porphobilinogen deaminase, C-terminal domain; Porphobilinogen deaminase, dipyromethane cofactor binding domain~TIGRFAM: porphobilinogen deaminase~COGs: COG0181 Porphobilinogen deaminase~HAMAP: Porphobilinogen deaminase~InterPro IPR000860~KEGG: rrs:RoseRS_1750 porphobilinogen deaminase~PFAM: Tetrapyrrole biosynthesis, hydroxymethylbilane synthase~SPTR: Porphobilinogen deaminase;~TIGRFAM: Tetrapyrrole biosynthesis, hydroxymethylbilane synthase), with protein MANLSIGTRGSELAVRQTDLIVSRLESQEHHVTVVRVETHGDRVLDRALNQLGNQGVFTTELEQRLVAGTIDLAVHSLKDLPTQLAPGLAIGAYALPEDRRDVLLAGDYTLATLPPGARVGTSSLRRTAFLRSLRPDLEVVPVRGNLQTRLRKWQELGLDGLLLAAAGVHRLGWQDKISEYLDPFAMVPAPGQGILAVEMVADRQDIAKILAPLDDPAARVLAQAERGVLARLGGGCQMPLGAYATWDGETVYLLGQAADPAGTRLARAEARGTASDTDRLAEEVADELRRQGALAWIQP; from the coding sequence ATGGCCAATCTCTCTATCGGCACCCGAGGCAGCGAGCTTGCGGTGCGTCAAACCGATCTCATCGTTTCGCGTTTAGAATCCCAGGAGCACCACGTCACGGTCGTTCGCGTCGAAACCCACGGGGACCGGGTCCTGGATCGGGCGCTGAATCAGTTGGGCAATCAAGGGGTTTTTACGACCGAATTAGAACAACGGTTGGTCGCGGGAACCATTGACTTGGCGGTCCATTCGCTAAAAGATTTGCCGACCCAATTGGCGCCGGGATTGGCCATCGGCGCCTACGCGTTACCCGAGGATCGCCGTGACGTCTTGCTGGCCGGAGATTATACGCTGGCGACGCTTCCGCCGGGAGCCCGCGTGGGAACTTCCAGCCTGCGGCGAACGGCCTTTTTACGGTCTCTTCGTCCGGACCTGGAAGTGGTTCCGGTCCGGGGCAATTTGCAAACCCGGTTACGGAAGTGGCAGGAACTAGGACTCGACGGCCTGTTGTTGGCTGCCGCCGGAGTCCACCGCTTAGGGTGGCAGGATAAAATCAGCGAGTATTTAGATCCCTTCGCGATGGTCCCTGCCCCCGGTCAAGGCATTTTAGCGGTCGAAATGGTGGCTGATCGCCAGGATATCGCCAAAATCTTGGCGCCCTTGGACGATCCGGCAGCTCGCGTATTGGCGCAGGCCGAACGGGGGGTATTGGCCCGTCTCGGCGGCGGCTGCCAAATGCCGTTAGGTGCCTATGCGACCTGGGACGGAGAGACGGTTTACTTGTTAGGCCAAGCGGCGGATCCGGCGGGAACTCGGCTGGCACGAGCGGAAGCTCGGGGAACGGCCTCCGATACGGACCGGCTGGCGGAGGAGGTGGCCGACGAATTGCGGCGGCAAGGAGCTTTAGCATGGATTCAGCCATAG
- a CDS encoding Uroporphyrinogen III synthase HEM4 (PFAM: Uroporphyrinogen-III synthase HemD~COGs: COG1587 Uroporphyrinogen-III synthase~InterPro IPR003754~KEGG: gbm:Gbem_0409 bifunctional uroporphyrinogen III C2,C7-methyltransferase/uroporphyrinogen III synthase~PFAM: Tetrapyrrole biosynthesis, uroporphyrinogen III synthase~SPTR: Uroporphyrinogen III C2,C7-methyltransferase and uroporphyrinogen III synthase), translating to MDSAIVRKQVTLVGGSNGRVAYLTQAAWDVLEACDRIWLSSAFEDGGTDWREWPWSGKTVRAQWRDPTWRDSLQDDGSRQVAWVVPDSPAVSRDPDLVVGLSYLRQWRWQTAWVSGIPGWLFRLDELGLVTFPTTMTINGKVTIAWPSEVSFHDVPQFPWLHDQPLYNRTIVWLRDSPRAREAAGWLRQQGARVWIEPVSVIEPPERTDAWDRMLEQIARYDWLLLTSAEAVDRWFRRMREKSVDIRRLRAQIAVVGPETARLVRQVGLTVDLMPERDYSQGGLIEAFSAIPVRGSLMAFPGGQKNRRDLVEHLEARGARVDTAVIYRNRSVPLETATRLAIQNATVSALVFTASSQVEYLVEQLSMEERHRLRDIPLFSIGPATTGTLRQYGLVPAGEAATPNFRVLAELVRDRLAETSQKE from the coding sequence ATGGATTCAGCCATAGTCCGCAAGCAGGTGACATTGGTCGGAGGCTCCAACGGACGGGTAGCGTATCTCACGCAGGCAGCGTGGGACGTCTTGGAAGCGTGTGACCGGATTTGGTTGTCGTCGGCATTCGAGGATGGCGGGACCGATTGGCGGGAGTGGCCGTGGTCCGGCAAGACCGTTCGGGCTCAGTGGCGTGACCCGACTTGGCGAGACAGTCTTCAGGACGATGGATCGCGTCAGGTCGCCTGGGTGGTGCCTGACAGTCCCGCGGTATCCCGTGATCCCGATTTGGTTGTCGGCCTCTCTTATTTACGGCAATGGCGATGGCAGACGGCTTGGGTCAGTGGAATCCCCGGCTGGCTTTTTCGGTTGGATGAGTTGGGGCTGGTAACTTTTCCTACAACCATGACGATTAACGGGAAGGTCACGATTGCGTGGCCGTCTGAGGTCTCATTCCATGACGTTCCGCAATTTCCCTGGCTGCACGACCAACCGCTGTATAACCGGACCATTGTGTGGCTGCGTGACAGTCCTCGCGCACGGGAAGCCGCGGGTTGGCTGCGGCAACAGGGGGCACGGGTGTGGATTGAGCCCGTGAGCGTGATTGAGCCTCCTGAGCGCACGGACGCCTGGGATCGGATGTTGGAACAGATTGCCCGGTATGATTGGCTGCTGTTGACCAGTGCCGAAGCGGTTGATCGCTGGTTTCGACGCATGCGGGAAAAATCCGTGGATATCCGCCGTTTGCGCGCCCAGATTGCCGTCGTGGGCCCGGAAACGGCCCGGCTGGTGCGCCAGGTCGGTTTGACGGTCGATTTGATGCCGGAGCGGGATTATAGTCAAGGCGGGCTGATTGAAGCCTTTTCGGCCATACCCGTGCGTGGCAGTCTGATGGCCTTCCCCGGTGGACAAAAGAACCGGCGGGATCTGGTGGAGCATTTGGAAGCGCGCGGAGCACGGGTGGACACGGCCGTTATTTATCGTAATCGCTCTGTCCCCCTTGAGACGGCTACTCGGTTAGCCATCCAAAACGCTACGGTATCGGCCTTGGTATTCACGGCGTCCTCACAAGTCGAGTATCTGGTCGAGCAGTTATCGATGGAGGAACGGCACCGTCTACGGGATATTCCGCTCTTTAGTATTGGGCCGGCCACGACCGGGACTCTTCGCCAGTATGGTTTGGTACCTGCCGGCGAGGCCGCTACCCCGAATTTTCGCGTGCTGGCGGAATTAGTTCGGGACCGATTGGCGGAGACATCACAAAAGGAGTGA